The Planktothrix tepida PCC 9214 genome has a segment encoding these proteins:
- a CDS encoding DMT family transporter: MSIHSTSGRWRLGLGLALLTTFLWGILPLGLAIILQALDVYTVTWFRFLIAFILLGGYLATRQQLPDIQKWRLMPWGLLAIATIFLAANYVLFLQGLALTSPTNAEVLIQLSPVLMGLGAIVFFKERYTRLQGLGLGVLTLGFSLFFNEQLRILVTASDQYLWGSFIIGVAAISWAIYALAQKQLLQQLPSTHIMWFIYGSCTILYLPIATPTAIFTLTPFQLLILLFCGLNTLIAYGAFAESLEHWEASRVSAVLALAPIITLIAVDLVALLFPLLIEPEHLTSLAIIGAILVVLGSMMIALGRKTWGA; the protein is encoded by the coding sequence ATGTCAATTCATTCAACATCAGGGCGTTGGCGGTTAGGATTAGGGTTAGCGCTATTAACAACATTTTTATGGGGAATTTTACCATTAGGATTAGCCATTATTTTACAAGCTTTAGATGTTTATACCGTTACTTGGTTTCGATTTTTAATTGCTTTTATCCTGTTAGGAGGATATTTAGCAACTCGTCAACAACTTCCTGATATCCAAAAGTGGCGTTTAATGCCTTGGGGATTATTAGCAATTGCTACAATATTTTTAGCTGCTAACTATGTACTATTTTTACAAGGGTTAGCTTTGACTTCCCCTACAAATGCAGAAGTTTTAATTCAACTGTCTCCTGTTTTAATGGGGTTAGGGGCGATTGTTTTTTTTAAAGAACGTTATACACGATTACAAGGGTTAGGTTTAGGAGTTCTGACATTAGGTTTTAGTTTATTTTTTAATGAACAATTACGAATTTTAGTTACGGCTTCTGATCAATATTTATGGGGAAGTTTTATAATTGGAGTTGCAGCAATCTCATGGGCAATTTATGCCTTAGCTCAAAAACAATTATTACAACAACTTCCCTCTACTCATATTATGTGGTTTATTTATGGAAGCTGCACCATTTTATATTTACCCATTGCGACACCAACAGCTATTTTTACTCTCACCCCTTTTCAACTCTTAATTTTACTGTTTTGCGGACTCAATACATTAATTGCTTACGGCGCTTTTGCCGAATCTTTAGAACATTGGGAAGCATCCAGAGTGAGTGCCGTTTTAGCCTTAGCCCCGATTATAACATTAATTGCTGTTGATCTGGTTGCCCTATTATTTCCCCTATTAATCGAACCCGAACATTTAACAAGTTTAGCAATTATAGGAGCAATTTTAGTTGTATTAGGTTCGATGATGATTGCATTAGGAAGAAAAACTTGGGGTGCGTAA
- a CDS encoding Uma2 family endonuclease, with translation MTTIVPNIVIFEWQNIPLDEQGEIANDATIAPDWTIEILSPEQQSTRVINNILFCLKHQTQLGWLIDPQERLILVFKPKQELEVFEGEQILPILDSLKGYQLSVN, from the coding sequence ATCACAACAATTGTTCCTAATATTGTTATTTTTGAATGGCAAAATATACCTTTAGATGAACAAGGAGAAATTGCCAATGATGCGACTATCGCCCCAGATTGGACAATTGAAATCTTATCCCCAGAACAACAGTCAACCCGTGTGATTAATAATATTTTATTTTGTTTAAAACATCAAACGCAATTAGGTTGGTTAATTGATCCGCAGGAACGATTAATATTAGTCTTTAAACCGAAGCAAGAACTGGAAGTATTTGAAGGAGAACAAATTTTACCGATTTTAGATAGCTTAAAAGGTTATCAATTATCCGTTAATTAA